From one Catenuloplanes nepalensis genomic stretch:
- a CDS encoding MBL fold metallo-hydrolase, whose translation MRLRSVFALFGVAAGLAWLARDVPLAFGARPPARPSPRTARRLPGALDRADRIAKSGRFRDGAFRNVDPPHPMRPGTTREAMLGMIFSARKRRPSRPVPLVRPDFTARDGLHVTWLGHSTSVVEIDGARVLLDPVWSDRCSPSGLAGPHRLHPMPLPIENLPRLDAIVISHDHYDHLDLSTVRALTARQDAPFLVPLGVGAHLERWGVPVRRIVELDWDEHAEAGGVRFTATAARHFSGRFLARDATLWSSWVLTGPEHRLFYSGDTGYFPGYAAIGEAYGPFDATIVQAGAYADPWPDIHMEPEDAVTAHREAGGGLLIPVHWGTFALAVHGWSEPPDRVWAEARARGVALAVPRPGERVDVADPPPVDGWWQAVV comes from the coding sequence ATGCGGCTTAGATCCGTATTCGCCCTATTCGGCGTGGCGGCCGGACTCGCCTGGCTGGCCCGCGACGTACCGCTGGCGTTCGGTGCCCGGCCGCCCGCGCGCCCCTCGCCGCGCACCGCCCGCCGGCTGCCCGGTGCGCTCGACCGCGCGGACCGGATCGCCAAGTCCGGCCGGTTCCGCGACGGCGCGTTCCGCAACGTGGACCCGCCGCACCCGATGAGGCCCGGCACCACCCGCGAGGCCATGCTCGGCATGATCTTCAGCGCCCGGAAGCGGCGCCCGTCCCGGCCGGTCCCGCTGGTCCGGCCGGACTTCACCGCGCGGGACGGCCTGCACGTCACCTGGCTCGGGCACTCCACCTCGGTGGTCGAGATCGACGGCGCCCGGGTGCTGCTCGACCCGGTCTGGAGCGACCGCTGCTCACCGTCCGGCCTGGCCGGGCCGCACCGCCTGCACCCGATGCCGCTGCCGATCGAGAACCTGCCCCGGCTGGACGCGATCGTGATCTCGCACGATCACTACGACCACCTGGACCTGTCCACCGTGCGCGCGCTCACGGCCCGGCAGGACGCGCCGTTCCTGGTGCCGCTCGGGGTGGGCGCCCACCTCGAACGCTGGGGCGTGCCGGTGCGGCGGATCGTGGAACTGGACTGGGACGAGCACGCGGAGGCCGGCGGCGTCCGGTTCACCGCGACGGCCGCGCGGCACTTCTCCGGACGGTTCCTCGCCCGGGACGCCACGCTGTGGTCGTCGTGGGTGCTGACCGGGCCCGAGCACCGGCTCTTCTACAGCGGCGACACCGGATACTTCCCCGGGTACGCCGCGATCGGCGAGGCGTACGGGCCGTTCGACGCCACGATCGTGCAGGCCGGCGCGTACGCGGACCCCTGGCCGGACATCCACATGGAGCCGGAGGACGCGGTCACCGCGCACCGCGAGGCCGGCGGTGGCCTGCTCATCCCGGTGCACTGGGGCACCTTCGCGCTGGCCGTGCACGGCTGGTCGGAGCCGCCGGACCGGGTCTGGGCGGAGGCGCGGGCGCGCGGCGTGGCGCTGGCGGTGCCCCGGCCCGGCGAGCGGGTGGACGTGGCGGATCCGCCCCCGGTCGACGGCTGGTGGCAGGCGGTTGTTTAG
- a CDS encoding SGNH/GDSL hydrolase family protein — translation MGNWALRLSVTVTTVLAAITVGPAAHADAPVDYVALGDSYSSGTGATGATGTCMRSPNGYPRLWVNRHETSSFAFVACGGATTDDVRATQVSSLGAGTDLVTITIGGNDAGFATGAISCVLGSDEVCLGVVEAARIYIRTVLPGRLDRTYADITTRAPSAEVVVLGYPRLFETGACPGGLSLVKRQALNAAADDLATVTAARAQAAGLTWADTRPIFAGHGVCAAAPWINRVNLLNLTSTFHPNNAGYANGYLPALENVTG, via the coding sequence ATGGGCAACTGGGCACTCAGGCTCTCCGTCACTGTCACCACCGTGCTGGCCGCGATCACCGTCGGGCCGGCCGCACACGCCGACGCACCCGTGGACTACGTCGCGCTCGGCGACTCCTACTCCTCCGGCACCGGCGCCACCGGAGCGACCGGAACCTGCATGCGCAGTCCCAACGGCTATCCGCGGCTGTGGGTGAACCGGCACGAGACGTCCTCGTTCGCGTTCGTCGCCTGCGGCGGCGCCACCACCGACGACGTCCGCGCCACCCAGGTGTCGTCGCTCGGCGCCGGGACCGATCTGGTCACGATCACCATCGGCGGCAACGACGCCGGCTTCGCGACCGGTGCGATCTCCTGCGTGCTGGGCAGCGACGAGGTCTGCCTGGGCGTCGTGGAGGCGGCCCGGATCTACATCCGAACCGTGCTGCCGGGCCGACTCGACCGCACCTACGCGGACATCACGACTCGCGCGCCGTCCGCGGAGGTGGTCGTGCTCGGCTACCCGCGGCTCTTCGAGACCGGCGCCTGCCCGGGCGGGCTCAGCCTGGTCAAGCGCCAGGCGCTGAACGCCGCGGCCGACGACCTCGCCACCGTCACCGCGGCCCGGGCCCAGGCGGCCGGGCTGACCTGGGCGGACACCCGCCCGATCTTCGCCGGGCACGGGGTCTGTGCCGCCGCGCCGTGGATCAACCGGGTCAACCTGCTCAACCTGACCAGCACGTTCCACCCGAACAACGCCGGCTACGCCAACGGCTACCTGCCCGCGCTGGAAAACGTCACGGGCTGA
- a CDS encoding MFS transporter, producing MGGEIKSGRVGIALTAVALGGFGIGTSEFAAMGLLPEMAGTLHVSIPSMGYGISAYALGVVVGAPLITALTARLDRKILLLGLMVAFLVGNGLSAIAPNAPLVYLARFIAGLPHGAYFGIASVVAARLVTPARAGRAVAGVMMGLTVSNIIGVPVATAVGQHLHWRAAYGMIAAIGLLTIVAVHFLVPLVPAAAHATVRTELGAFRRPQVWFALLTGIVGFGGMFAVYSYVSPTLTEVSGLPAGGVPWVLAVFGVGMTAGTLLGGRLADHSIMGTLLGGMIGMLAVLVLFATTAQYIPAAIALIFLIGVACQVIGTALTMRLMAVSPDAPALAASSNHSALNLANAAGAWLGGVVIAAGHGYLATAWVGAVLSVAGLVVLSVSRMMERAQPPLAAGLPAARTGS from the coding sequence ATGGGTGGGGAGATCAAGTCCGGCCGGGTCGGCATCGCGCTGACCGCCGTCGCACTGGGCGGCTTCGGCATCGGCACCAGCGAGTTCGCGGCCATGGGGCTGCTACCGGAGATGGCCGGCACGCTGCACGTCTCCATCCCGTCGATGGGCTACGGCATCAGCGCGTACGCGCTCGGCGTGGTCGTCGGCGCGCCGCTGATCACCGCGCTGACCGCGCGGCTGGACCGCAAGATCCTGCTGCTCGGCCTGATGGTCGCGTTCCTGGTCGGCAACGGCCTCTCCGCGATCGCGCCGAACGCGCCGCTGGTCTACCTGGCCCGGTTCATCGCGGGGCTGCCGCACGGCGCGTACTTCGGCATCGCCTCGGTGGTGGCCGCGCGCCTGGTTACGCCTGCGCGGGCCGGCCGCGCGGTCGCCGGCGTGATGATGGGCCTGACCGTCTCCAACATCATCGGTGTGCCGGTGGCGACCGCGGTCGGCCAGCACCTGCACTGGCGGGCCGCGTACGGCATGATCGCCGCGATCGGCCTGCTCACCATCGTGGCCGTGCACTTCCTGGTGCCGCTGGTGCCGGCCGCCGCGCACGCCACGGTCCGCACCGAGCTGGGCGCGTTCCGCCGCCCGCAGGTCTGGTTCGCGCTGCTCACCGGCATCGTCGGGTTCGGCGGCATGTTCGCGGTCTACAGCTACGTCTCCCCCACGCTCACCGAGGTCAGCGGGCTGCCTGCCGGCGGCGTGCCGTGGGTGCTGGCGGTCTTCGGCGTCGGCATGACCGCCGGCACGCTGCTCGGCGGCCGGCTCGCCGACCACTCGATCATGGGCACGCTGCTCGGCGGCATGATCGGCATGCTCGCCGTGCTCGTACTGTTCGCGACCACCGCGCAGTACATTCCGGCCGCCATCGCACTGATCTTCCTGATCGGCGTCGCGTGCCAGGTCATCGGCACCGCGCTCACGATGCGCCTGATGGCGGTCTCGCCGGACGCGCCCGCGCTGGCGGCCAGCTCCAACCACTCCGCGCTCAACCTGGCCAACGCGGCCGGCGCCTGGCTCGGCGGCGTGGTGATCGCGGCCGGCCACGGATATCTCGCCACCGCCTGGGTCGGCGCGGTTCTCTCCGTCGCGGGCTTGGTCGTCCTGTCCGTGTCGCGAATGATGGAACGTGCACAACCACCCCTGGCGGCGGGTTTGCCCGCCGCACGAACGGGTAGCTGA
- a CDS encoding serine/threonine-protein kinase, which produces MRVLGERYRLEQRIGVGGMSEVWRGHDDVLDRPVAVKLIAPHLAEAEAVVEQVRTEARSAARLAHPNVASVHDFGMSSMLPGRPAPYIVMELVEGETLADHLRAGPFDWQIAVRVCAEVAAALAAAHVHGIVHRDIKPANIILTPAGVKVLDFGIAAIVGEPDSGLDGTIVGTPAFVAPERLEADTVTPATPAADVYALGVLLYLCLARRLPWTPSDLPGVPPNAIPPGVDPSPLPPVPGLPDEVATLCLRCIARDPEERPTSFAVALILAEAVDAQVYVPLAGTAPLVREVTTTPAWEDATDVLEFPGRHRADP; this is translated from the coding sequence ATGCGTGTCCTGGGCGAGCGCTACCGCCTCGAACAGCGCATCGGCGTGGGCGGGATGTCCGAGGTGTGGCGCGGGCACGACGACGTGCTGGACCGGCCGGTCGCGGTCAAGCTGATCGCGCCGCACCTGGCCGAGGCGGAGGCCGTGGTCGAGCAGGTGCGCACCGAGGCGCGCTCGGCCGCGCGGCTCGCCCACCCGAACGTGGCCAGCGTGCACGACTTCGGCATGTCCTCGATGCTGCCCGGCCGGCCCGCGCCGTACATCGTGATGGAGCTGGTCGAGGGCGAGACGCTCGCCGACCACCTGCGCGCCGGCCCGTTCGACTGGCAGATCGCGGTGCGCGTCTGCGCCGAGGTGGCGGCCGCGCTGGCCGCCGCGCACGTGCACGGCATCGTGCACCGCGACATCAAGCCCGCCAACATCATTCTCACGCCGGCCGGCGTGAAGGTGCTCGACTTCGGCATCGCGGCGATCGTCGGCGAACCGGACTCCGGGCTGGACGGCACGATCGTCGGCACGCCCGCGTTCGTCGCGCCGGAGCGCCTGGAGGCCGACACGGTCACCCCGGCCACGCCGGCCGCCGACGTCTACGCGCTGGGCGTGCTGCTCTACCTCTGCCTGGCGCGGCGCCTGCCGTGGACGCCGTCCGACCTGCCCGGTGTCCCGCCGAACGCCATCCCGCCCGGCGTCGACCCGTCCCCGCTACCGCCGGTGCCCGGCCTCCCCGACGAGGTCGCCACGCTCTGCCTCCGATGCATAGCCCGCGACCCGGAGGAGCGCCCGACCAGTTTCGCGGTCGCGCTCATACTCGCCGAGGCGGTCGACGCCCAGGTCTACGTGCCGCTGGCCGGCACGGCCCCGCTGGTCCGCGAGGTCACCACCACCCCGGCCTGGGAGGACGCCACCGACGTCCTCGAGTTCCCCGGCCGCCACCGCGCCGACCCCTGA
- a CDS encoding nucleoside/nucleotide kinase family protein, whose amino-acid sequence MHWDDLLDRAARLANDGTRRILGIAGPPGAGKSTVAARLGAALTDAGAAVTVVPMDGFHLADAELHRLGRHARKGAPDTFDGAGFVALLRRLRSETDGVVYAPVFRREIEEPIAGAIPVPPETRLVITEGNYLLVPDGVWGGVRGLLDEAWFLALDEAERLRRLVARHMAFGRDEAEARERALGSDQANAELIATTRGRADLIVPLT is encoded by the coding sequence ATGCATTGGGACGATCTACTGGACCGCGCCGCCCGGCTGGCGAACGACGGCACGCGCCGCATCCTGGGCATCGCGGGCCCGCCCGGCGCCGGGAAGTCGACCGTCGCCGCGCGCCTCGGCGCCGCGCTGACCGACGCGGGCGCGGCCGTCACGGTCGTGCCGATGGACGGCTTCCACCTCGCGGACGCGGAGCTGCACCGCCTCGGCCGGCACGCGCGCAAGGGCGCGCCGGACACGTTCGACGGCGCCGGCTTCGTCGCGCTGCTGCGGCGGCTCCGGTCCGAGACCGACGGCGTGGTCTACGCGCCGGTCTTCCGCCGGGAGATCGAGGAGCCGATCGCCGGCGCGATTCCGGTGCCGCCGGAGACCCGGCTGGTCATCACGGAGGGCAACTACCTGCTGGTGCCGGACGGCGTCTGGGGCGGCGTGCGAGGGCTACTGGACGAGGCGTGGTTCCTGGCCCTGGACGAGGCGGAACGGCTGCGCCGGCTGGTCGCGCGGCACATGGCGTTCGGCCGGGACGAGGCGGAGGCGCGGGAGCGCGCGCTCGGCAGCGACCAGGCGAACGCCGAGTTGATCGCGACCACCAGAGGCCGCGCGGACCTCATCGTTCCACTGACATGA
- a CDS encoding PAS domain S-box protein, with translation MTPRRMMAAHAAVMVVLGAAVFTPLPDSLVFALIGLVTVGAVIAGVRLNGPLRRAPWWWLAGAAGVMALGDTFYGQHAHGARLIVSEVAYLAMFPLIVVGLIQLTRPSGLFRDRSRLIDWLTFGASVALLAWVLLVGPALRTEGGDGTSAATHSLGCLFLLLATVGVTIDTRLSASVTLLAIGAAGLLFGDVAWLVLDLRFGGWPEGSPFELAYLLFYAAWGQAALHPSMSRLTSPPSAEPGELRLVWKVLLGVSVLIPPGVLLAQTLRGAVTDGVMIAALATVIYGAVFARLFDAVEKHRRLLTRERHLREICGTLVAAAGPDEVDRAIRGAVSALLKDADHRIVLSVHRADGKPTAANSVWGPGMPAPYPLPTPAAARRTRLLRTHTLHPALADQLGGLPGTLVCPLVLDDSAIGPPRVGALFVSADSYVLQVLQDSIEVVAVQATLALERIFLTDEMTRRESDQYLNAVVQNTSDVVLIVDEADRIRYFSPSLATVLGVQPRAFGTLADLVQPDDRPQVNRTFELARGSGSTDGVREEWSLLREDGSRVVLDVSCRDLRADRLVRGYVLTLCDAAGRHRKEQALIQRALLDSAPGKNRRSVTNRFK, from the coding sequence GTGACCCCGCGCCGCATGATGGCCGCGCACGCCGCGGTGATGGTCGTGCTCGGGGCCGCCGTCTTCACCCCGCTGCCGGATTCGCTGGTCTTCGCCCTGATCGGCCTGGTCACGGTCGGCGCGGTCATCGCCGGCGTGCGGCTGAACGGGCCGCTGCGCCGCGCACCCTGGTGGTGGCTGGCCGGGGCCGCGGGCGTGATGGCGCTCGGCGACACGTTCTACGGCCAGCACGCGCACGGCGCCCGGCTGATCGTGTCCGAGGTGGCCTACCTGGCGATGTTCCCGCTGATAGTGGTCGGCCTGATCCAGCTGACCCGGCCGAGCGGGCTGTTCCGGGACCGTTCCCGGCTGATCGACTGGCTCACGTTCGGCGCCTCCGTCGCGCTGCTGGCCTGGGTGCTGCTCGTCGGCCCGGCGCTGCGCACCGAGGGCGGCGACGGCACCAGCGCGGCCACCCACTCGCTCGGCTGCCTGTTCCTGCTGCTGGCCACGGTCGGCGTCACCATCGACACCCGGCTCAGCGCGTCCGTCACGCTGCTCGCGATCGGCGCCGCCGGCCTGCTCTTCGGCGACGTGGCCTGGCTGGTGCTCGACCTGCGGTTCGGCGGCTGGCCGGAGGGCAGCCCGTTCGAGCTCGCCTACCTGCTCTTCTACGCCGCCTGGGGGCAGGCCGCGCTGCACCCGTCGATGTCCAGGCTGACCTCACCGCCCTCGGCCGAACCCGGCGAGCTGCGACTGGTGTGGAAGGTCCTGCTCGGCGTCTCGGTGCTGATCCCGCCGGGCGTGCTGCTCGCCCAGACGCTGCGCGGCGCGGTCACCGACGGCGTGATGATCGCCGCGCTGGCCACCGTGATCTACGGTGCGGTCTTCGCGCGGCTGTTCGACGCGGTGGAGAAGCACCGGCGGCTGCTCACCCGGGAACGGCACCTGCGGGAGATCTGCGGCACGCTGGTCGCGGCGGCCGGGCCGGACGAGGTCGACCGCGCGATCCGGGGCGCGGTCAGCGCGCTGCTCAAGGACGCCGACCACCGGATCGTGCTGTCCGTGCACCGCGCGGACGGCAAGCCCACGGCCGCGAACAGCGTCTGGGGGCCGGGGATGCCCGCGCCGTACCCGTTGCCCACCCCGGCGGCCGCGCGGCGCACCCGGCTGCTGCGCACGCACACGCTGCACCCGGCGCTCGCCGACCAGCTCGGCGGCCTGCCGGGCACGCTGGTCTGCCCGCTGGTGCTGGACGACTCCGCGATCGGCCCGCCCCGGGTCGGCGCGCTCTTCGTCTCCGCGGACAGTTACGTGCTGCAGGTGCTGCAGGACAGCATCGAGGTGGTCGCGGTGCAGGCCACGCTGGCGCTGGAGCGGATCTTCCTGACCGACGAGATGACCCGGCGGGAGTCCGACCAATACCTGAACGCGGTCGTGCAGAACACCAGCGACGTGGTGCTGATCGTGGACGAGGCCGACCGGATCCGGTACTTCTCGCCCTCGCTGGCCACCGTGCTGGGCGTGCAGCCACGCGCGTTCGGCACGCTCGCCGACCTGGTCCAGCCGGACGACCGGCCGCAGGTGAACCGCACGTTCGAGCTGGCCCGCGGCTCCGGCAGCACGGACGGCGTCCGCGAGGAGTGGAGCCTGCTGCGCGAGGACGGCAGCCGCGTCGTGCTCGACGTCAGCTGCCGCGACCTGCGCGCGGACCGGCTGGTCCGCGGTTACGTGCTGACGCTCTGCGACGCGGCCGGCCGCCACCGCAAGGAGCAGGCCCTCATCCAGCGCGCGCTGCTGGACTCGGCGCCGGGGAAGAACCGGCGCTCGGTCACGAACCGCTTCAAATGA
- the dapC gene encoding succinyldiaminopimelate transaminase codes for MTGLAARLPDFPWDQLVPAKATASAHPGGLVDLSIGTPVDPVPAVVRDALTAGSNAPGYPLTAGNPRLRAAITAWFAARCGAGLPGLGVLPTIGSKELVGWLPTLLGIGPGDTVVIPEVGYPTYEVGVTLAGARAVRSDSLTALGPERVRLIWINSPSNPTGRVLPAAHLRKVVDWARERGAIVASDECYLPLGWEAEPVSVLSPEVRGDSYAGVLAVHSLSKRSNLAGYRGGFLGGDPEIVSEVLAVRKHAGMIVPEPVQDAMTAALGDETHVAEQRARYAARRERLRAALTRAGFRIEHSEAGLYLWSTRDEDCWDTVGWLAERGILVAPGAFYGPAAAKHVRVALTASDERVGEAVSRLT; via the coding sequence CTGACCGGCCTCGCGGCGCGACTGCCCGACTTTCCCTGGGACCAGCTCGTCCCGGCGAAGGCGACGGCGTCCGCCCACCCCGGTGGGCTCGTCGACCTGTCGATCGGCACGCCGGTCGACCCGGTCCCCGCGGTCGTGCGCGACGCGCTGACCGCGGGGTCGAACGCGCCCGGATATCCGCTGACCGCCGGTAACCCGCGACTGCGCGCCGCCATCACGGCCTGGTTCGCGGCGAGGTGCGGTGCCGGCCTGCCCGGGCTCGGCGTGCTGCCCACGATCGGCTCGAAGGAGCTGGTCGGCTGGCTGCCCACGCTACTCGGCATCGGGCCCGGCGACACCGTGGTGATCCCGGAGGTCGGCTACCCGACCTACGAGGTGGGCGTCACGCTCGCCGGTGCCCGGGCGGTCCGCTCCGACTCGCTGACCGCGCTCGGCCCGGAACGCGTCCGCCTGATCTGGATCAACTCGCCGTCCAACCCGACCGGCCGGGTGCTCCCGGCCGCGCATCTGCGCAAGGTGGTCGACTGGGCGCGCGAGCGCGGCGCGATCGTGGCCAGCGACGAGTGCTACCTGCCGCTGGGCTGGGAGGCGGAGCCGGTCTCCGTGCTCTCGCCGGAGGTGCGGGGCGACAGCTACGCGGGTGTGCTCGCGGTGCACTCGCTGTCCAAGCGCTCCAACCTGGCCGGTTACCGTGGCGGCTTCCTGGGCGGCGACCCGGAGATCGTGTCCGAGGTGCTGGCCGTGCGCAAGCACGCCGGGATGATCGTGCCGGAGCCGGTGCAGGACGCGATGACGGCCGCGCTCGGCGACGAGACGCACGTGGCCGAGCAGCGTGCGCGCTACGCGGCTCGCCGTGAGCGGCTGCGGGCGGCGCTGACGAGGGCCGGCTTCCGGATCGAGCACTCCGAGGCCGGCCTCTACCTGTGGTCGACGCGGGACGAGGACTGCTGGGACACGGTCGGGTGGCTGGCCGAGCGCGGCATCCTGGTCGCGCCCGGCGCGTTCTACGGCCCGGCCGCGGCCAAGCACGTGCGGGTGGCGCTGACCGCGTCCGACGAGCGGGTGGGCGAGGCGGTCAGCCGCCTCACCTGA
- the fdxA gene encoding ferredoxin has product MTYIIAEPCVDVLDKACIEECPVDCIYEGNRMLYIHPDECVDCGACEPVCPVEAIFYEDDVPDQWKNYTSANYSFFEDLGSPGGASKVGKIDKDDPFVAGQAPRGEGH; this is encoded by the coding sequence GTGACCTACATCATCGCCGAGCCCTGCGTCGATGTTCTGGACAAGGCATGCATCGAGGAGTGCCCGGTCGACTGCATCTACGAGGGCAACCGCATGCTCTACATCCACCCGGACGAGTGCGTCGACTGCGGTGCCTGCGAGCCGGTCTGCCCGGTCGAGGCGATCTTCTACGAGGACGACGTGCCGGACCAGTGGAAGAACTACACCTCGGCGAACTACAGCTTCTTCGAGGATCTCGGCTCGCCCGGCGGCGCCTCCAAGGTCGGCAAGATCGACAAGGACGACCCGTTCGTCGCGGGCCAGGCGCCGCGCGGCGAGGGACACTGA
- a CDS encoding GNAT family N-acetyltransferase: protein MLRRQDVGHRVVVRRIVGSRGGRTLFSDSLGELVALSETELTIATSAGTVRVPLDEVHRAKRVPPTRRPTAADVIASEIAANEAWPAPIQEYQGGWLLRAAGGWTGRANTAIPIGDPDRPLPAAVDAVETWYRAHGLPPRMNIPLPLAAPVNEELDARGWTTAPLTLFQTAQVASILEATPDRHDLPAVRVRERMTEEWLAVAAARKGTPPEVARHVLTAVPEVAFLEVYGDDGTPIAVTRATVTGGGEWLGVFLVDVLPEHRRRGLGSHLVRAAATWGREIGARRAFLQVEEHNAAAVALYARVGFTTHHTYLTRTAPA from the coding sequence GTGCTCCGTAGGCAGGATGTGGGACACCGCGTCGTAGTGCGGCGAATTGTCGGTTCCCGCGGTGGCCGGACGCTCTTTTCCGACTCACTCGGCGAATTGGTCGCGCTGAGCGAGACCGAACTCACGATCGCGACCTCCGCCGGCACCGTCCGCGTGCCGCTGGACGAGGTGCACCGGGCCAAGCGGGTGCCGCCCACCCGGCGCCCGACCGCCGCCGATGTGATCGCGTCCGAGATCGCCGCGAACGAGGCCTGGCCCGCGCCGATCCAGGAATATCAGGGCGGCTGGCTGCTCCGCGCGGCCGGCGGCTGGACCGGGCGCGCCAACACCGCGATCCCGATCGGCGACCCGGACCGTCCGTTGCCGGCCGCGGTCGACGCGGTCGAGACCTGGTACCGCGCGCACGGCCTGCCACCGCGGATGAACATCCCGCTGCCGCTGGCCGCACCGGTGAACGAGGAGCTGGACGCGCGGGGCTGGACGACCGCGCCGCTCACGCTGTTCCAGACCGCACAGGTCGCCTCGATCCTGGAGGCGACGCCGGACCGGCACGACCTTCCGGCGGTCCGGGTGCGCGAGCGGATGACCGAGGAGTGGCTCGCGGTCGCGGCCGCCCGCAAGGGCACGCCACCCGAGGTCGCACGGCACGTGCTGACCGCGGTGCCGGAGGTCGCGTTCCTGGAGGTCTACGGCGACGACGGCACCCCGATCGCGGTCACCCGGGCCACCGTGACCGGCGGCGGCGAGTGGCTCGGCGTGTTCCTGGTCGACGTCCTCCCGGAACACCGCCGCCGCGGGCTCGGCTCACACCTGGTGCGCGCCGCCGCGACGTGGGGCCGGGAGATCGGCGCGCGACGCGCGTTCCTACAGGTCGAGGAGCACAACGCGGCAGCCGTCGCGCTCTACGCCCGCGTCGGCTTCACCACCCACCACACCTATCTGACCCGCACGGCTCCCGCCTGA
- a CDS encoding VanW family protein: MTVPPPPEPSEPFESSEPFEDDAPTVRFARIAGFAPTAMPDVLRPVEETPSRRRWPVALAGVLVVAVLTGGAGVAWAGRGDVPRGTRVLGVELGGLTSAEAGARLRADLGGARRLTEPFTVSLAGTEIVKVDPVAIGLAVDVPATIASVTGSGRLIGIADVPPVVTVDEAKLHDVLHAAAVRARLATPGTPAAITYDGRTPKAVYPEPGRGIDARAAADAVTEAWARRDVARVALTETAPATTRADVDRLLGELAVPATAAPVTAGAFEISPEVIARSLVFAGDPLLPRIDEKRLRDGLAPVLAGLETEVRDASVDVDGGWPRVTESVTGRTVDAGALARDLLAVLPRTTDRAVTATFTETRPRVTTADVERLGITERLATYTTYGPSAVTDRPAGTLVKPGDTFSLHAAAGEDASPQLAATVFQAAYRAGLEIVEHRPHATYREHLPAVLEATAGPGQDLRIRDDSGHGVFVDVRVSGRTITVTLWGTRAFDWIDTEYGPRTAVTEPAVEYRDPGPDCEFEPGSRGFSQDAWRIFRKDGEEAGREKFSWTYESRPRIICGPGRGASR, encoded by the coding sequence GTGACCGTTCCCCCTCCTCCCGAGCCCTCCGAGCCCTTCGAGTCCTCCGAGCCCTTCGAGGATGACGCCCCGACCGTGCGGTTCGCACGCATCGCCGGGTTCGCCCCCACCGCGATGCCGGACGTCCTCCGCCCGGTCGAGGAAACCCCGTCCCGCCGCCGCTGGCCGGTCGCGCTGGCCGGTGTGCTGGTCGTCGCGGTGCTCACCGGCGGCGCCGGCGTGGCCTGGGCCGGCCGCGGCGACGTGCCGCGCGGGACCCGCGTGCTCGGCGTCGAGCTGGGCGGTCTGACCAGCGCGGAGGCCGGTGCCCGGCTGCGAGCGGACCTCGGCGGCGCGCGCCGGCTGACCGAGCCGTTCACGGTCTCGCTGGCCGGCACCGAGATCGTCAAGGTCGACCCGGTCGCGATCGGCCTGGCCGTGGACGTGCCGGCCACGATCGCGTCCGTGACCGGGAGCGGCCGGCTGATCGGCATCGCGGACGTGCCGCCGGTGGTCACGGTCGACGAGGCGAAACTGCACGACGTGCTGCACGCGGCCGCGGTCCGGGCGCGGCTGGCCACGCCCGGCACGCCCGCCGCGATCACCTACGACGGCCGCACGCCGAAGGCGGTCTACCCGGAGCCGGGCCGCGGCATCGACGCGCGGGCCGCGGCGGACGCGGTCACCGAGGCCTGGGCCCGCCGGGACGTGGCCCGCGTCGCGCTCACCGAGACCGCACCGGCCACCACGCGCGCGGACGTCGACCGGCTGCTCGGCGAGCTCGCCGTGCCCGCGACCGCCGCGCCGGTGACGGCCGGCGCGTTCGAGATCTCGCCCGAGGTGATCGCGCGGAGCCTGGTCTTCGCCGGTGACCCGCTACTGCCCCGGATCGACGAGAAGCGGCTACGGGACGGCCTCGCGCCGGTGCTCGCCGGGCTGGAGACCGAGGTGCGGGACGCGTCGGTCGACGTGGACGGCGGCTGGCCGCGCGTCACCGAGAGCGTGACCGGCCGGACCGTGGACGCCGGCGCGCTCGCCCGCGACCTGCTCGCGGTGCTGCCGAGGACCACGGATCGGGCGGTGACCGCGACGTTCACCGAGACCCGGCCGCGGGTCACCACCGCGGACGTGGAGCGGCTCGGCATCACGGAACGGCTGGCCACCTACACCACGTACGGCCCGTCGGCGGTGACGGATCGGCCGGCCGGCACGCTGGTCAAGCCGGGCGACACGTTCTCGCTGCACGCCGCCGCCGGCGAGGACGCCAGCCCGCAGCTGGCCGCGACCGTGTTCCAGGCCGCGTACCGGGCCGGGCTGGAGATCGTCGAGCACCGTCCGCACGCCACCTACCGGGAGCATCTGCCCGCGGTCCTGGAAGCGACCGCAGGCCCGGGCCAGGACCTGCGGATCCGCGACGACAGCGGGCACGGCGTGTTCGTCGACGTGCGCGTGTCCGGCCGGACGATCACGGTCACGCTCTGGGGCACCCGCGCGTTCGACTGGATCGACACCGAGTACGGCCCGCGCACCGCCGTCACCGAGCCGGCCGTCGAATACCGCGATCCCGGACCGGACTGTGAATTCGAGCCGGGTTCCCGAGGTTTCTCCCAGGACGCGTGGCGTATCTTCCGCAAGGACGGCGAGGAAGCCGGTCGCGAGAAGTTCAGCTGGACCTATGAGTCCCGGCCGCGCATCATCTGCGGGCCGGGGAGGGGAGCGTCACGATGA